From the Ochotona princeps isolate mOchPri1 chromosome 26, mOchPri1.hap1, whole genome shotgun sequence genome, the window cctcagagttcttggcctccgaaggcactccaattccccgtgagGACATTTAGTTTTAAACCCTATGCTCATGGAGTGGACATGTGCAGCCCTGGTTCAGTCGCTGTAGGAACACCTTCATGCTGTGTGGGGGTGTTTGAAGTGGTTCCAACTACTTtgtttccaatctggcttcctgtgaCCACACACCTTGGTAGGCAGCAGATACGGCTAGGCTCTTAGTCCTTAAATCCTcatcacctatgtgggaggcccagattgagttctaAAAAGGTTTACAAATAAAGACCGCATGTCTACTTATATTCCACATTGCATTCTTCCTCAGAACCATGGCACGCATACTGATACTAACGATATCTCATAGAACCAGAAACAAGGAAGGTCCTAACGTGACTATGATAGACCGACTTAACAATCTGTAGGTAGTGGGGTGTCCTGCAGCCAAATCCTACCAGCTCATATTGCTGTTTTTCCTACTCCCAGTATTTCTGCAAAGACTTCCCTGTCTTTTTGGTGACTGTCTACAATCTTGATGATGATGAAATATCTAATGATAATGAACATTTAGAAAGCTCGTCACCATTTACAGAGTTTTCACATCTACTTCTTAAAAGCACGTGCTGTTTTTGTCCCCAGAGTTTGCAGAAACTGATTCTGGGGGTAAAATATTTTGAGGTTAAATGGCTATAAAGTGGATTATCTGATGTTCCAATCTAGGTCATGGACTATTAATCCCTGATGATAATGAGTAGAAGGGCTTCTCCCTTCCAGAACTACTTTCAATTTTCTGTGGAACTTTAAAGAGGAATCTGAAAAGCCTTTAAAAACTAAAGGATAATTTGTAATATGAATCATTTTGATTGTATCTAGGGTCCTGAATCTTAGGAATACCTTCCCAACACGGCTTCCCCATGATGGGCCTTGATTTAATGGAAGGACTAGCAGGTTTTGGCAGCAACCTGATTTGGGAACTACTATCAAAACGCTCTCTAGATCAATGTTTTGTTCTGAGTCATTAAGTAGATCATTCATGTTAAGAGTGCCATGGAGGGAAGAGTGCCATGAATTTGTAATTACTACATATTTTTATCTAATCAGTTGGGGAAAAATCCAAATTAGGTTTCTAATAAAGCAGTTTAGCTACTATCTACATGATTTGTTATATTTCCAGATGTGTTAATTAATAAGATAATGTTTACCTCTTTGTTTGAATGGATTTAAACCAATCAGCAACACTCAATAACTGTACATATATCTTTATCATATTTGAAGAAAGAAATGTAGAACTTGGTAACTGATAAGCCATAAAAGGAGTAAAAGCAACTCTAGAGGGACACCAGAATTCGGGGTTCAAAGATCGGTCCCGCTTTCAATCAATGGTATGATTTTGAACAAGACATCTAATCGGTGTCTGATTTTCCAGATGTGGGCAAACCTGTCCCTGAGTCCTTTACAAGCATTCAACTCACAGGTTGCTAATAATCAAGAAGCTCAAAGTATTTTAATTTCCTTCATTGAAATGTTGCATCATCATCCATTACTGCCAGAAAAATGCAGAGTGCAGGTATGGCCTCAAAGCAACGTGGTTTCTATTACATACAttcatttcattgatttcaaatagaaaatgtaGTTAATTTGCACTCACTGTTTTTTTCAGTGTGCATCTAGAAATGTATAATCAGCCTCTCCTCTTAGGCCTCTGTTTTCTAACGTGTGGACACGAAATAGATATCAAGATGTGTGCCACCTGATCATAATTTTGGAGAGGGTAGAGAGGATAGATAGCAAagtgaagggaggagaggagaaaaggacAATGAAAGTATCTTTAAACATACTTTGGTTAGAAAAATGTTTACTGAGTGCCTACCGAAACTGGGTAGGGTGATTTACACAGTGAATTTTCAAAAGACTCTAAGTATGCAAAGTTTGAAAATCAACCTCTGAATATAAGATGTCATGTAACAATTTGTCTAGATGTTAAGTttatagcattttctttttttgaaaaagacttatttgtttttacatgaaagacagatttttagagatagagagactcttccatctgtaGTCTCACTCCCCACGTGTCAGCAATGATCGGAACctaatcaatctgaagccaggagccaggagcttcttctagctctcccatgcaggtgcaggggccaggtGATTTAAGCCaacattttctgctttctctggcacatcagcatgaagctggaccaaaagcagagagctggaactcatcaatgcctatatgagatgctggcactgcaggtggagacttaacctactatgcgACCATGCTGGTCCTAACTTACTGTATTTTCAACCATGTCATAATCGGCTATACATTAAGGGAGAGTCAAAGTCTAGAGagtatttacttttactttacATGGGTATCTTACAGGCTCAACAATTAGGTTTCAGAACTGATATAAATTTCTTGCAGCTTCATGAGATCACTTCTGCAATGACTCTTGTATTCAACTTGAAACCTAGTATGTGGAATGGGTTTAACAGATAGTTACTAATGAGTGAGAACTCTAACAGTAGTATTTAGTAGTTGAGGTTGTTGAAGACAGGTCCACAGTACTGGAAGAAGTGATGCTGAGAGATTGAAAGCCAATAAAGTCAGAAAATCCCCCAAATTGTACACAAAAGTCATTGCAGCCAAGGCTAATAATCCTGGACTCCTTTCTAATTTCTGAACGATTCCATTAACAGCCACAACTCCGAGTCATtaggaaaatattaaattttattttctacttctcATTTAATAAGAGGGTGAGAGCGTACAACATACTTCTAAAAATATCCCCACTTGATAAATTCTATTAAAATATTCACTCAGATCACTTTAATTTGCTCCCATGTTAGAGTTCCTTTCCAAAACATCATCTTGATGAAATAACGCCATGCaccttaaagcaaaaaaaaaaaaaaaatcctatattcTATTCCAAGACGTCTAATTCTACAGTATCTTTTGTAGATACAGAAAGTATgtgcttgctttgtttttgtgaCTTATTACCCTTCCCCACACAGAATTTCAATAGATTCCACATATCGGATCGCCCTGTCTCAGTCACAAAACAGTACAGAATTGGATCAGCAACACAATTTAAGCTTGTTAATGCAACCGTGATTCTATACATTGCGTAAGTCCGCTTCCCAGACTTCTGGTTACTGAAGTTCACATTACGTTCTAAAATGCAGCGAATCAGCACCATCACATGAAAGGGGGTAAAGCACAGGAAAAAAGTCAACGTGATACTAACAAGTAACTTGACAATGACCCTCTTTTCCCTGTTTTCCGTGGCTTGGTTCTGCCGCACGGCCTGATAGACTTTCTGGTTGCAGATAATTATGGTGACCAAGGGTATGACATAGCCTGTACATGTCCTGAACAAGTTGAGATCGATTTGCCATTTCTCCAAGGGGTATTTGTCATAGCACAATGTAAAATTCAACTTCTTGCCATCGCAATATTCAACCGCTGTTTCGTCTTCCCACAGAATTACAGCATTGAACATGGTTTCCAATACCCAAATAGATAGACTGACCATGAACGCAAATCTTCTTGTCCTTAGAAAAGCAAAGCGCAAAGGGTAGACAACTGCTAAATACCGATCCACGGCGATGCAGGTGAGGAATGCAGTGCTGCTGTAGAAGTTCAGGTACATGAAGAAAGCACTGCCTTTGCACAAGGCGGGAGAGAAGGTCCAGTCATCATTATTCCAAGTGTAATTAATCCAGAGAGGGAGAGTTACGGTATAGAGCAAATCTGAGAGTGATAAACTGAAGAGGTAAATTCCtagttcattctttttctttgcttgaaGAAAGGACACACAAAGAGATCCAACATTGGCTGGGACACTGACTACAATCACAAAGATGTAAACAATTGGGAACAAATAGTGTTCTAGGTCACGTTGTTCTTCAAAACAGGTGGTGTTCATTTTTCCTCTTTAAGGTGGAAATTATGTTCTTAGAAGATAAGCAGAAATGTAGGTCTTGTCTCCAACGCTGAATTCTTTTCACTAAGAGTGTTTCTCcaatttgcctttgtttctggaagTTCTAATTAATTGAACATGGCTTTTTGTAAAAAGGGGAGATGTAgatcagttttcacagagaagttGGAATCCACACTCCGGGCAGTTGGCTGGAGTGGTCAGCTGAATGAAAGGACAGAAGCTCACGTATGTGGTCCTGTTCAGAGAACACGGGTAGGAATTCTCAAAGGTCAACTGAGAGATCTCTTTTGCGCTGGTGGAGCATTGTCCTCAATTTGATTTTCTTCAGGAATCTCACAGCAGATTGGTTTGAAGACGAGTACATCATGGTTAATTTTCAtagttgcctttttaaaaaaaatgcctttgtttCTGTAATGAAATATGAACCAGAACAGTTTAGatgtttaaaagataaataatttcATTGAGGTCATACTTTGAAGAGAATCTAATTTTTACTGAGGGTATTTTGTCTGTCTTAAATAAGAATCATCCAACAGTGTTATAGAGAATTACATTTCTCAGTGGAAATGATTTAAGAATTCAAAGATGAAGTTAAAAAGCTTTATTAGCAGCTGAAGTTAGAAAAGTCAGTCATTTGTTTTTGATCAGTAAATGTTGCGGGTGATAAACTGTATGGTTATAGttctaaattttatatattatctAGGGATAAAGTACTTTCAAAGTCACCTTATTAACCAAGCAAATATTGTCATGAGAAACATAGCTTAgttgcagaattttaaaaaaaaaaagtagtttgatGAAACATAGTCTATCATGAGGAAATTCTGTCTCTTTTTGCTTCCTACGCTcttaattttactatttttttttcttcctttgtgagCTAACACACTTGATCTTCTACTTTTAGAAAAGGGAGCATTCTCGCTCTCAATTCTGGCTACAGTCTTGTGGTCATCAAGTTCCACCTTTCTGATTGTTTATTCAGGCAGTTTTCTTTAAAGCCGAGATGCCTTCAACTCACAGACAGAGGAGCCTCCCTCTTCTCCACACGTCTGTGGTCGGGAGGCTCTTGCTGCTTTAGGTGGTTTTACCTGCTGGAAACCTTCGTGATGGAGACAACCTGCAAAGCATCAAAACCACTTCCTTCCACGGGTTGATGAGTCCTAAGCACCTGCTGTCAGAAGGCACAGGCTTTTGCCAGGAGCACAAGCTGCGGCTAGAATGGCTATTAGGAGTGTATCTCAACTTTAAAACAaattgaagaaaggaaaaatcctCATGAAATCTAGTTTGATGGCACTTAACACAtgaataaaatgtgaaaagaaaacaAGCTTTTGAACCAGTCACTAGGGAAACTTCCATGGAAGCAAAAAAATTATTATAGAACTGCTATGCTCTGGGTATACAGGGAGCATTTGATGCTCTGGTGGCACAAACTTGGGCCACTGTATTAGAAGAATTAGTCACAAGGCTTGGGAGCACGCAAGAAGGGGCTGCGGTCATGCCACCGTGTTTGCAATCCAGAAACCTCTACCCTCAGGGAAGCAGACTACTAGGAAATGATGAGCACAGCATAATCCACAGACAACACTGAAAAGCCGGCAAATTTCCTGCCTTAATTTGGTGTCTAGGAGGAACTGCAATGACACATCCTTCTCTGAGTATTCATGGTCTACCGGCAGGAACACACTTGGAAACAGGGTATGAATCTATACTGTTCGTTTGGTGGCACAAACATCTGGCCACCTTACAGGCTCAACTTCACTGGTTATCAGAGAAGTGCGAAGTAAAACCGCGAGCAGACACCACTGCATATCTAGAAGAATAAATATCGTGAAAAAAGTTATTAAGACTATTAAGTGTTATTGACGATATAAAAACCGGGACCACGATTGGGGCTGGTGTTTTGGTATAATGGGTATGGCCTCTGCTTGCCATGAtggcattgcatatgggtgcagTTCTATCCAGGCTGCTCTGATGCTAAGCCAGTCACTTACTTAGGCCTAGGAGCAGCAGTGAAATATCCCCAAGTACCTGGGCACCTGCgccctatgtgggaggcctggatgaagcttcgGGCTTCAACTCAGCACAGTGCTGCAAGTTGTTGTGGCTAACTTGGGAGtgtaccagcggatggaagatttctccatctttccctggctctagaaactctgactttcaaaatgaatacatctttcctaaaaaacaaacaccaaCACCGTAGGACCTGGCtcaacggctcagtggctaaatccttgccttccatccaccatgatcccatttgggtgctagtgcatgacctggctgctccacttgccttgtTGCCTgaaacagaggatgactcagatccttgggaccttgcatcaatgtggaagactcagaaaaagctcctggctcctgacttcagatcagctcagctccgccattgccactacttggggagtgaaccagcggatggaagatctttctctctgtctcctgttctctatgtaaatctgtctttccaatacaaaataaataaatctttaaaaaaaaacctaaaccaTTATAGGATGTTGACTAGAAAACTGTTTGGGACTTTATTCACCAAATCATTAAATAATTTTACATCTAGGCACATGCTTAATGTAAATTCATATGCATGTTTGCTAAATAATACATAGCCGAGTCATTATGTTTCGAGTAGCACTCTTCGTAGTATCTCCCAACTGCTGTTCCCATATTAtcagtaaataagtaaattacgGTATAAACGGTATATTGACACATTGAAATGTATGTATCAGCAGCTGTGAGCAAATTATGACTGTGCAACCAAATGGGTGAAGCTCACAAACAGAatgagttaaaaaaacaaaaaacaacaaacaaaaattaaagtggAGCCAGCactatggttcagtggctaaaatccttacaaataccgggatcccacataggcgctggttgtgtcccagctattccacttcccttccaactccctgcatgtggcctgggaaaagcagtaaaggatggcactaatccatgggaccctgcacccatgtgggagacccaaaagaggctccagggtctaggcttctggctcctggcttcagatctactcagctctAACCAAtatggccactttgggaatgaaccagcagatgaaaacttgcgctgtctcttcttctctctgtaaatctgcctttccaataaacattaataataaaaaagcaggAAAGGGTGTATGCTCTCTTACAAGAACAAGAGAGTCAATTGTGAAAGGAGTGGGCATAGCGGTTACCTTTGAAGAAGTGCTGGCTCATGCTGAGAAACGGCATTAAGGGTGTTTCTGAGATCTTAGTAATTTTCTCTGTGGTTTGTGCTGGTTCCGTGAGCTCAGTTTGTAAAAAATGTATGAGCATGTACACTTAAGATATGTGCAACTTTTTGCATGTTCACTGCATTGCAATCAAAAAG encodes:
- the GPR65 gene encoding psychosine receptor → MNTTCFEEQRDLEHYLFPIVYIFVIVVSVPANVGSLCVSFLQAKKKNELGIYLFSLSLSDLLYTVTLPLWINYTWNNDDWTFSPALCKGSAFFMYLNFYSSTAFLTCIAVDRYLAVVYPLRFAFLRTRRFAFMVSLSIWVLETMFNAVILWEDETAVEYCDGKKLNFTLCYDKYPLEKWQIDLNLFRTCTGYVIPLVTIIICNQKVYQAVRQNQATENREKRVIVKLLVSITLTFFLCFTPFHVMVLIRCILERNVNFSNQKSGKRTYAMYRITVALTSLNCVADPILYCFVTETGRSDMWNLLKFCVGKGNKSQKQSKHILSVSTKDTVELDVLE